A region from the Microbacterium lacus genome encodes:
- a CDS encoding NAD(P)-dependent oxidoreductase, with translation MTRIAVIGGTGYAGSHIVTEAVRRGHTAVSVARSVPAERVEHATYIEGTLLDVPGLVAELEGVDVVISTVPARGDMLGKVREGVAELVAALPPTVRIGVVGGAGGSLVAPGGERVIDQPSFTEEYKPEALEAIDILEDLQRNDHGHDWFYIHPAGGFGAWNPGERTGTYRDGGEVIVTDAEGESYISGPDFAVAVLDEIENPKHSRERFTVGY, from the coding sequence ATGACCCGTATCGCCGTCATCGGAGGAACCGGCTACGCCGGTAGCCACATCGTCACCGAGGCGGTGCGTCGCGGGCACACCGCGGTCTCCGTCGCCCGCTCCGTTCCGGCCGAGCGCGTCGAGCACGCCACGTACATCGAGGGCACGCTGCTGGACGTCCCGGGTCTCGTGGCAGAGCTCGAGGGCGTCGATGTCGTGATCTCGACCGTGCCGGCGCGCGGGGACATGCTGGGCAAGGTCCGCGAGGGCGTCGCCGAGCTGGTCGCGGCACTGCCGCCGACCGTGCGCATCGGCGTCGTGGGCGGTGCCGGGGGCAGCCTCGTCGCCCCCGGCGGCGAGCGTGTGATCGACCAGCCGTCCTTCACCGAGGAGTACAAGCCCGAGGCGCTCGAGGCGATCGACATCCTCGAGGATCTGCAGCGCAACGACCACGGACACGACTGGTTCTACATCCACCCCGCCGGCGGCTTCGGCGCATGGAACCCGGGGGAGCGCACCGGGACGTACCGCGACGGCGGCGAAGTGATCGTCACCGACGCCGAGGGCGAGTCCTACATCTCCGGGCCGGACTTCGCGGTCGCAGTCCTCGACGAGATCGAGAACCCGAAGCACTCCCGCGAGCGCTTCACCGTCGGCTACTGA
- a CDS encoding amidohydrolase family protein, with protein MNAPAPHHDQFAEDRPFVFRGATVITMDSAGVLEDADVLVIGSDIAAVGQDLEVPEGTLEIDASGGIITPGFIDTHRHMWQTALRGYGGDWALSQYFVFYYLNWGQVFRPEDIYAGNLLSALESVDTGVTTTLDWSHGLRTPEYGEAALQAFREIPGRFVLGYGNYLGAPWEWANSPEFRDFVTKNFNAPNDMLGLQLAFDVPGAPEFPERGAFEAARELGLRVTTHAGVWGATTDTAITQMYDAGFMTPEICYVHSSSLNPQSYQKIAATGGTVSVATESEQSAGQGYPSSWAIRKYGIPASLSMDTSVWWSADFFSAMRATLSADRSRDHLEAQARGETIVANRLRAEDVLHMATMGGAKSLGMEDTIGSITPGKRADLVLIKNDESPAMTPILHPYAHVVYQAGTADVHSVVVNGRVVKYQGARIGLPLAPIRDTVAASVEYVRSQLGEQAWQDGMHPELAPDEEIENPYKYTEGDAHVVAQGSE; from the coding sequence ATGAACGCACCAGCACCCCACCACGATCAGTTCGCCGAAGACCGGCCGTTCGTCTTCCGCGGCGCCACCGTGATCACGATGGACTCCGCGGGCGTCCTGGAGGACGCCGATGTCCTGGTGATCGGCTCGGACATCGCCGCCGTCGGCCAGGACCTGGAGGTCCCCGAGGGGACGCTCGAGATCGACGCGAGCGGCGGCATCATCACCCCGGGATTCATCGACACTCATCGCCACATGTGGCAGACGGCCCTGCGCGGCTACGGCGGCGACTGGGCGCTGAGCCAGTACTTCGTCTTCTATTACTTGAACTGGGGACAGGTCTTCCGACCGGAGGACATCTACGCCGGCAATCTGCTCAGCGCGCTCGAGTCCGTGGACACCGGGGTGACGACCACGCTGGACTGGTCGCACGGGTTGCGCACGCCGGAGTACGGCGAGGCGGCACTCCAGGCCTTCCGGGAGATCCCGGGACGTTTCGTGCTCGGCTACGGCAACTATCTCGGCGCTCCGTGGGAATGGGCGAACAGTCCCGAGTTCCGCGACTTCGTGACGAAGAACTTCAATGCGCCGAACGACATGCTCGGTCTTCAGCTGGCCTTCGACGTGCCCGGCGCGCCGGAGTTCCCCGAACGCGGCGCGTTCGAGGCGGCACGGGAGCTCGGACTGCGCGTCACCACGCATGCCGGCGTCTGGGGCGCGACGACGGACACCGCGATCACTCAGATGTACGACGCGGGCTTCATGACGCCGGAGATCTGCTACGTGCACTCGAGTTCGCTCAACCCGCAGAGCTATCAGAAGATCGCTGCGACCGGCGGCACGGTCTCGGTCGCCACGGAGTCGGAGCAGAGCGCAGGACAGGGCTACCCGTCGAGCTGGGCGATCCGCAAATACGGGATCCCCGCGTCGCTGTCGATGGACACGAGCGTGTGGTGGAGCGCGGACTTCTTCTCCGCGATGCGCGCGACACTCAGCGCCGACCGGTCACGCGACCACCTCGAGGCCCAGGCGCGCGGTGAGACGATCGTGGCGAATCGCCTCCGCGCCGAGGATGTGCTGCACATGGCGACGATGGGCGGGGCGAAATCCCTCGGCATGGAGGACACGATCGGCTCGATCACCCCAGGCAAGCGCGCCGACCTCGTGCTCATCAAGAACGACGAGTCCCCGGCGATGACGCCGATCCTGCACCCCTACGCGCACGTCGTCTACCAGGCGGGCACGGCGGATGTGCACTCGGTCGTCGTGAACGGCCGCGTGGTGAAGTATCAGGGCGCCCGCATCGGGCTGCCGTTGGCACCGATCCGCGACACGGTGGCGGCATCCGTCGAGTACGTCCGCTCGCAGCTGGGCGAACAGGCCTGGCAGGACGGCATGCACCCCGAGCTCGCCCCCGACGAGGAGATCGAGAACCCGTACAAGTACACCGAGGGCGACGCGCACGTCGTCGCGCAGGGCAGCGAATGA
- a CDS encoding DMT family transporter, whose translation MLHVFAVLAAALLFGTTGTSQALGPEGTTPLSIGVMRMVIGGTGLALIAFTLAWRHRRRTDAAPAPRLTTGALGLMVLTGACLALYQPLFFLGTARNGVAVGTVVALGSAPILAGLLEWALTRRVPSPTWMLATGLATLGVILLGFGGEAGGVGGTDPIGLLGSVGAGASFAVIANAQRRLLDAGWDPFTVVGAMGASSAVIFAFFLPFVDVSWLGTTAGVVMALWLGLGTISVAYVMFTWGLSGLTAATAATLTLGEPLTAALLGIVVLGERLSVLAIAGLIVLGAGLALLAWGSRARDPKPFAVEA comes from the coding sequence GTGCTGCACGTGTTCGCCGTCCTCGCCGCCGCGCTGCTGTTCGGCACCACCGGCACGTCCCAGGCGCTCGGACCGGAGGGCACGACTCCGCTCTCGATCGGCGTCATGCGGATGGTGATCGGCGGCACCGGCCTCGCGCTGATCGCGTTCACGCTCGCCTGGCGCCATCGCCGACGGACGGATGCCGCGCCCGCGCCCCGCCTGACAACCGGCGCTCTCGGCCTCATGGTGCTCACCGGGGCGTGCCTGGCGCTGTATCAGCCGCTGTTCTTCCTCGGCACGGCCCGCAACGGTGTCGCGGTCGGCACCGTCGTCGCGCTCGGCTCCGCGCCGATCCTCGCGGGTCTTCTGGAATGGGCGCTCACCCGGCGGGTGCCGTCGCCGACGTGGATGCTCGCGACCGGCCTCGCGACGCTCGGTGTCATCCTGCTCGGCTTCGGCGGCGAAGCGGGCGGCGTGGGCGGCACCGACCCGATCGGGCTCCTCGGCTCGGTGGGCGCGGGAGCGTCGTTCGCCGTGATCGCGAACGCGCAGCGACGGCTGCTGGATGCCGGGTGGGATCCCTTCACGGTCGTCGGCGCGATGGGCGCGAGCTCCGCGGTCATCTTCGCGTTCTTCCTGCCGTTCGTCGACGTCTCCTGGCTCGGCACGACCGCGGGGGTGGTGATGGCGCTGTGGCTGGGCCTGGGCACGATCTCGGTCGCCTATGTGATGTTCACATGGGGCCTGAGCGGGCTCACCGCCGCGACCGCCGCGACGCTCACCCTCGGCGAGCCGCTCACCGCCGCCCTTCTGGGCATCGTCGTCCTCGGCGAACGCCTCTCCGTCCTCGCGATCGCCGGGCTCATCGTCCTCGGCGCCGGCCTGGCACTGCTGGCCTGGGGCTCGCGAGCACGGGATCCGAAGCCGTTCGCCGTGGAGGCCTGA
- the ispD gene encoding 2-C-methyl-D-erythritol 4-phosphate cytidylyltransferase has translation MSITPVPRIAVIVVAAGSGTRLGADLPKAFVGIDEHSMLRHALTRVLEGPSAQIVVVAPSGHEGDAITDVLAAAGDRRELVSVVTGGSTRQASVAAGLDALWGDVEIVLVHDAARALAPAPVFERVIEAIESGSDGAIPVLPVIDTIKRVDGGRIVAAVDRSELSAAQTPQAFRRDVLVAAYATAAEDFTDDAALVAAAGHTVAVVDGDALSFKITTPADLDRARSLVARHPLGASHAHLENPFPVPRVGVGTDVHGFGGDGELWLAGLHWPGEPALSGHSDGDAVAHAIVDALLSAAGLGDIGLHFGTDHPEYAGAHADAFLSRTVGLLGEAGWRVGNVAVQVQANRPRMSARRAEAEAALSTALGGAAVSLSATTTDGLGFTGRGEGVAAFATALIVRA, from the coding sequence GTGAGCATCACGCCCGTTCCGCGCATCGCGGTCATCGTCGTCGCGGCCGGTTCCGGCACCCGTCTGGGTGCGGATCTTCCGAAGGCGTTCGTCGGCATCGACGAGCACTCGATGCTGCGGCATGCCCTGACCCGCGTGCTCGAGGGCCCGTCCGCGCAGATCGTGGTGGTCGCCCCCAGCGGCCACGAGGGGGATGCCATCACCGATGTCCTCGCCGCGGCGGGCGATCGTCGTGAGCTGGTGAGTGTCGTCACGGGCGGGTCCACCCGTCAGGCCTCGGTCGCGGCCGGTCTGGACGCGCTGTGGGGAGACGTCGAGATCGTGCTCGTGCACGATGCCGCGCGCGCTCTCGCGCCCGCACCCGTGTTCGAACGGGTGATCGAGGCGATCGAGTCCGGCAGCGACGGAGCCATCCCTGTGCTGCCCGTGATCGACACGATCAAGCGGGTCGACGGCGGCCGGATCGTCGCGGCCGTGGACCGATCCGAGCTCTCCGCCGCACAGACCCCGCAGGCCTTCCGCCGCGACGTCCTCGTCGCGGCCTACGCGACGGCGGCGGAGGACTTCACGGACGACGCCGCGCTGGTCGCCGCCGCGGGGCACACCGTCGCAGTCGTCGACGGCGACGCGCTCTCGTTCAAGATCACCACCCCCGCTGACCTCGACCGCGCCCGATCGCTCGTGGCGCGGCATCCGCTCGGCGCGTCGCACGCGCACCTGGAGAACCCCTTCCCGGTTCCCCGCGTCGGCGTCGGGACCGACGTGCACGGCTTCGGAGGGGACGGGGAGCTCTGGCTCGCGGGCCTGCACTGGCCGGGTGAGCCGGCGCTGTCGGGTCACTCCGACGGGGATGCCGTCGCGCACGCGATCGTCGACGCGCTGCTGTCCGCCGCGGGACTCGGCGACATCGGACTGCACTTCGGAACCGACCACCCCGAGTACGCCGGGGCCCACGCCGACGCGTTCCTCTCCCGGACGGTCGGTCTCCTCGGCGAAGCCGGCTGGCGCGTCGGCAACGTCGCCGTGCAAGTGCAGGCGAACCGTCCGAGGATGTCCGCCCGGCGTGCCGAGGCGGAGGCGGCCCTGTCCACAGCCCTGGGCGGCGCCGCGGTGTCGCTGTCGGCGACGACGACGGACGGGCTGGGATTCACCGGTCGCGGGGAGGGCGTCGCCGCGTTCGCGACGGCGCTGATCGTCCGCGCCTGA
- a CDS encoding CarD family transcriptional regulator — protein MLFEVGETVVYPHHGAATIIEVKDRVIKGETKKYLKLNVTQGDLIIEVPAENVDLVGVRDVIGKEGLDRVFEVLRAPFTEEPTNWSRRYKANLEKLASGDVIKVSEVVRDLWRRDQDRGLSAGEKRMLAKAKQILISELALAEKTDEEKAGAILDEVLAS, from the coding sequence ATGCTTTTTGAGGTTGGCGAAACGGTCGTCTACCCCCACCACGGGGCCGCGACGATCATCGAGGTCAAGGACCGGGTCATCAAGGGTGAGACCAAGAAATATCTGAAGCTCAACGTCACCCAGGGTGATCTCATCATCGAAGTCCCCGCGGAGAATGTCGACCTCGTCGGCGTCCGCGACGTCATCGGCAAAGAGGGCCTGGACCGCGTCTTCGAGGTGCTGCGGGCACCGTTCACCGAAGAGCCGACCAACTGGTCGCGCCGCTACAAGGCGAATCTCGAGAAGCTCGCGTCCGGCGATGTGATCAAGGTGAGCGAGGTCGTGCGCGACCTGTGGCGCCGTGACCAGGACCGCGGTCTCTCGGCCGGAGAGAAGCGCATGCTCGCCAAGGCGAAGCAGATCCTCATCTCCGAGCTCGCGCTGGCCGAGAAGACCGACGAGGAGAAGGCCGGCGCGATCCTCGACGAGGTTCTCGCGAGCTGA
- a CDS encoding zinc-dependent alcohol dehydrogenase: MSGHPLTTTAAVLYGPDDLRVESRPVRSPGPGEVLVRVAVCGVCGSDATEYSRGPVLTVLPVTLGHEFAGTVEAVGEGVDLPIGAAVVCGAGISCGRCKSCRAGRTNLCRVYRTAGLQVDGGLAGFATVPASTLWDVSTLDGGASLAADTLGLAQPMAIAVHAVARSGLSRGQDAVIVGIGGIGAFIVHAAAATGARVLAVDRSSERLDLARSLGATAVLETGGTSIRDTLSSLGWEADVLFEVSGSTAGLEAVLAAADPGATIVPVGIQRGDVPVPLGAWTLREYTIVGTVAHAIADDLPRAVELLAAREDWTDIAAEVLPLSHVAEGALRPMLDGASRQVKTLIDPWADQPRPADHARRTG, encoded by the coding sequence GTGAGCGGGCACCCGCTCACGACGACCGCCGCGGTGCTCTACGGGCCGGACGACCTCCGCGTGGAGTCTCGGCCGGTCCGTTCTCCGGGTCCGGGAGAAGTCCTCGTCCGGGTCGCGGTATGCGGCGTGTGCGGTTCCGATGCGACGGAGTACTCGCGCGGACCGGTACTCACCGTCCTCCCCGTCACGCTCGGTCACGAGTTCGCCGGCACGGTCGAGGCCGTGGGAGAGGGCGTGGACCTGCCGATCGGCGCCGCCGTCGTGTGCGGCGCGGGCATCTCCTGCGGCCGGTGCAAGTCGTGCCGCGCGGGGCGCACGAACCTGTGCCGGGTGTACCGGACCGCGGGGCTTCAGGTCGACGGGGGGCTGGCCGGATTCGCCACCGTGCCCGCCTCGACGCTGTGGGACGTCTCGACGCTCGACGGCGGTGCGAGCCTCGCCGCCGACACCCTCGGGCTCGCGCAGCCGATGGCGATCGCCGTACACGCCGTCGCGCGCAGCGGGCTGAGTCGGGGGCAGGATGCCGTCATCGTCGGCATCGGCGGCATCGGCGCGTTCATCGTCCACGCCGCCGCGGCGACGGGAGCACGCGTCCTGGCTGTGGACCGCAGCTCCGAGCGGCTGGATCTCGCTCGGTCGCTCGGAGCCACCGCGGTCCTCGAGACCGGCGGCACGAGTATCCGCGACACACTGTCGAGCCTCGGCTGGGAGGCCGACGTCCTGTTCGAAGTGAGCGGCTCGACGGCGGGACTCGAGGCCGTGCTCGCGGCGGCCGACCCCGGTGCGACCATCGTCCCGGTCGGCATCCAGCGCGGTGACGTGCCGGTTCCGCTGGGTGCGTGGACCCTTCGGGAGTACACGATCGTCGGCACCGTCGCGCACGCGATCGCCGACGACCTGCCCCGCGCCGTGGAGCTGCTCGCGGCGCGCGAGGACTGGACGGACATCGCCGCTGAGGTGCTGCCGCTGTCCCATGTCGCGGAGGGCGCTCTGCGGCCCATGCTCGACGGGGCATCGCGTCAGGTCAAGACGCTGAT
- a CDS encoding GNAT family N-acetyltransferase gives MSPLQIRVDDLSGDATRALIAAHLDGMHDSSPPESVHALDIDGLRHPSITFWSAWRDDRLAGIGALKTLDAERGEIKSMRVTDAFLGQGVGRALLRHIVAAARDRGMKTLWLETGSPAEFEAARRLYLSEGFTPCGPFADYREDPYSVFMTLTL, from the coding sequence GTGTCGCCGTTGCAGATCCGCGTGGACGATCTGTCCGGCGACGCGACCCGCGCCCTGATCGCCGCGCATCTGGACGGCATGCACGACAGCTCACCGCCCGAGAGCGTGCACGCTCTCGACATCGACGGGCTGCGGCATCCGTCGATCACGTTCTGGTCCGCCTGGCGAGACGATCGCCTCGCGGGGATCGGCGCGCTCAAGACGCTCGACGCCGAGCGCGGCGAGATCAAATCCATGCGGGTGACCGATGCGTTCCTCGGACAGGGCGTGGGCCGGGCGCTTCTGCGCCACATCGTCGCGGCCGCGCGCGATCGTGGCATGAAGACGCTCTGGCTGGAGACCGGCAGCCCGGCGGAGTTCGAGGCGGCACGAAGGCTCTACCTCAGCGAGGGGTTCACGCCGTGCGGACCGTTCGCGGACTACCGCGAAGACCCGTACTCGGTCTTCATGACCCTGACGCTCTGA
- a CDS encoding 2-dehydropantoate 2-reductase, giving the protein MTAPRVAVLGSGANGSSIGADLVDAGVDVTLVEQWPAHVEAIRADGLTIIQPHGARTVHPRTLHLCQVAEERHPFDVVLIVMKAYDTRWAAELIGSALAPDGVVAAVQNGLTTDAVARAVGEHRTVGTVIEVSATMTEPGVVHRHTPPPRSWFAVDAGARGDRVADLLAHAGTVARFADIASAKWMKLVSNASVLVPTALLGAPMLDAIGVPGMRATMRDAGREALAVGRARGHRMLPIFGLEDSDLTESDEVVDRMLDILYDRFVVAGATTTVLQDWSKGRRSEAEDINGLIAAEGARLGVPTPVNAEIVRLARAVERGELEPGPSVAPALTGATSDQ; this is encoded by the coding sequence ATGACCGCACCCCGCGTCGCCGTCCTCGGATCCGGCGCGAACGGCTCCTCGATCGGCGCGGACCTCGTCGATGCCGGCGTCGACGTCACGCTCGTCGAGCAGTGGCCGGCGCACGTCGAGGCGATCCGTGCGGACGGGCTCACCATCATCCAGCCGCACGGCGCCCGCACCGTGCATCCGCGGACGCTGCACCTGTGCCAGGTCGCCGAGGAGCGGCATCCGTTCGACGTCGTCCTCATCGTGATGAAGGCCTATGACACGCGATGGGCGGCGGAGCTCATCGGCTCGGCGCTCGCGCCGGACGGCGTGGTCGCGGCCGTCCAGAATGGACTGACCACCGATGCCGTCGCGCGAGCGGTCGGCGAGCATCGCACGGTCGGCACCGTGATCGAGGTGTCGGCGACGATGACCGAGCCTGGCGTCGTTCACCGGCACACCCCGCCGCCGCGTTCGTGGTTCGCCGTCGACGCGGGGGCGCGCGGAGATCGGGTCGCCGACCTTCTTGCGCACGCGGGAACGGTCGCGCGGTTCGCGGACATCGCCTCGGCGAAGTGGATGAAGCTCGTCAGCAACGCGTCGGTGCTCGTGCCCACCGCGCTGCTGGGCGCCCCCATGCTCGACGCGATCGGGGTGCCGGGCATGCGGGCGACGATGCGGGATGCCGGCCGCGAGGCGCTCGCCGTGGGGCGAGCACGCGGTCATCGGATGCTGCCGATCTTCGGTCTCGAAGACTCCGACCTCACCGAGTCCGATGAGGTCGTGGATCGCATGTTGGACATCCTGTACGACCGGTTCGTCGTCGCGGGAGCGACGACGACGGTCCTGCAGGACTGGAGCAAGGGCCGCCGCAGCGAAGCGGAGGACATCAACGGACTGATCGCCGCCGAGGGCGCGCGCCTGGGGGTCCCGACCCCGGTCAACGCCGAGATCGTGCGCCTCGCCCGCGCTGTCGAGCGCGGAGAACTCGAGCCGGGACCCTCGGTCGCGCCGGCGCTCACCGGCGCGACCTCAGATCAGTAG
- a CDS encoding Dabb family protein, with translation MTADAAPARTAILHVALFQWKPEVTAGDVEALVAALETMAAGIPEIRAYRCGANLRLRPSPADFAVVALVDDEAGLAAYLDAPSHAQVYAEHLTAMVLSRQAAQIEVPAGTSL, from the coding sequence ATGACGGCGGATGCGGCGCCCGCGCGAACGGCGATCCTCCACGTCGCGCTGTTCCAGTGGAAGCCGGAGGTGACGGCGGGGGACGTCGAGGCGCTCGTCGCCGCGTTGGAGACGATGGCGGCGGGGATCCCCGAGATCCGCGCGTATCGGTGTGGGGCGAACCTGCGCCTGCGTCCGAGCCCGGCGGACTTCGCCGTCGTGGCCCTCGTGGACGACGAGGCGGGGCTTGCGGCCTACCTCGATGCGCCGTCACACGCCCAGGTCTACGCCGAGCACCTCACCGCGATGGTGCTCTCTCGCCAGGCCGCCCAGATCGAGGTTCCCGCGGGGACGAGTCTGTGA
- the rlmB gene encoding 23S rRNA (guanosine(2251)-2'-O)-methyltransferase RlmB, with amino-acid sequence MAGKPGRPGASKGKKGPTKGTGGKNKRSLEGRGPTPKAEDRAWHPAGKRKAAAERYAAAGGKGKPAGQPQSRPRAAKKDDDTEVVTGRNSVLEALRAKIPATAFYIAQRVEMDDRVKEMLSIATHRGIPVMEVTRPELDRMAGFDGVHQGVALKVPPYEYAHPQDLLEQVIDQGRTPLFVALDGITDPRNLGAIIRSTGAFGGNGVILPQRRSASVNSAAWKTSAGAAARIPVAIAPNLTSTLKEFKKQGVFVLGLDGGGDVSLPALQLADRPVVIVVGSEGKGLSRLVGETCDQIVSIPIDAATESLNAGIAASVALYQVSTLRAARAE; translated from the coding sequence ATGGCCGGTAAGCCGGGGCGCCCAGGCGCCAGCAAGGGCAAGAAGGGCCCCACGAAGGGCACGGGCGGCAAGAACAAGCGCTCGCTCGAAGGTCGGGGACCCACGCCGAAGGCCGAGGACCGCGCGTGGCACCCGGCGGGCAAGCGCAAGGCCGCGGCCGAGCGCTATGCCGCCGCCGGGGGCAAGGGCAAGCCGGCCGGCCAGCCGCAGTCCCGGCCGCGCGCGGCGAAGAAGGACGACGACACCGAGGTGGTCACCGGACGCAATTCCGTGCTGGAAGCCCTGCGCGCGAAGATCCCCGCGACGGCGTTCTACATCGCGCAGCGCGTGGAGATGGATGACCGCGTGAAGGAGATGCTCTCGATCGCCACGCATCGCGGCATCCCCGTCATGGAGGTGACCCGCCCCGAGCTCGACCGCATGGCGGGCTTCGACGGCGTGCACCAGGGGGTCGCCCTCAAGGTGCCGCCGTACGAGTACGCCCACCCGCAGGATCTCCTGGAGCAGGTGATCGACCAGGGCCGCACGCCGCTGTTCGTGGCGCTGGACGGCATCACGGATCCCCGCAACCTCGGGGCGATCATCCGCTCGACCGGAGCCTTCGGCGGGAACGGCGTCATCCTCCCGCAGCGACGGTCCGCGAGCGTGAACAGCGCGGCATGGAAGACGAGCGCCGGGGCTGCCGCGCGCATCCCCGTCGCGATCGCTCCGAACCTGACCTCCACGCTCAAGGAGTTCAAGAAGCAGGGCGTGTTCGTCCTGGGACTGGACGGCGGGGGAGACGTCTCGCTTCCCGCTCTGCAGCTGGCCGATCGCCCGGTCGTGATCGTCGTCGGCTCGGAGGGCAAGGGGCTCTCGCGGCTCGTCGGCGAGACGTGCGACCAGATCGTGTCGATCCCGATCGACGCGGCCACCGAGTCGCTCAACGCAGGGATCGCCGCGTCGGTCGCGCTGTACCAGGTGTCCACGCTCCGGGCCGCCCGCGCGGAGTGA
- a CDS encoding DNA modification methylase: protein MKSRLIASLALSTLVVLGTSGCALLSTQATTIPYSPSDGVNIPDSGPLQVRNVLIVSDEEGVDGNLVAAIVNATNDPHTLNIEWGEGSSKSSEEIRVPALSTVSLGTAETDPLPLEGIDTKPGANLPMYFQSGDGEGILFDVPVLDGALPYYGDLLP from the coding sequence GTGAAATCGCGCCTTATCGCGTCGCTCGCCCTGAGCACCCTCGTGGTTCTGGGAACCAGTGGCTGTGCTCTGCTGTCCACGCAGGCGACCACGATCCCCTACTCCCCGTCGGACGGCGTGAACATCCCCGACTCCGGTCCGCTGCAGGTGCGCAATGTGCTCATCGTCAGCGATGAAGAGGGTGTCGACGGCAACCTCGTCGCCGCGATCGTGAACGCGACGAACGACCCCCACACGCTGAACATCGAGTGGGGCGAGGGGTCGTCGAAGTCGTCGGAGGAGATCCGCGTCCCGGCCCTGAGCACGGTGAGCCTCGGCACCGCCGAGACCGATCCGCTGCCGCTGGAGGGCATCGACACCAAGCCCGGCGCGAACCTCCCGATGTATTTCCAGTCCGGGGACGGCGAGGGCATCCTCTTCGACGTGCCCGTCCTGGACGGCGCACTGCCGTACTACGGCGACCTGCTCCCCTGA
- the cysS gene encoding cysteine--tRNA ligase, with protein sequence MTPGTRPVRLYDTKTQALRDFVPMDPSNVTVYVCGPTVQSGPHIGHLRGALSFDLLRRWLAHRFGRVTFVRNVTDIDDKVLANATDSEPWWALAYRMEQEFTRAYSAIGILPPTYEPRATASIPQMQELITRLIDAGHAYAAQGDVYFDVRSWGGYGVLTRQSLDAMEPAADADPRGKRDPRDFALWKGAKDDEPDSARWESPWGPGRPGWHIECSAMSRRYLGAEFDIHGGGLDLRFPHHENELAQSTAAGDPFARYWVHNGLVTVGDQKMSKSLGNFLLAHDVLAARDPLVVRYALAAAHYRSSLDLSGSSFDEAEAALGRIRAFLERAVRALQDESEDVRIDAAVPERFAIAMDDDLGVPQALAVLHETVRAGNTALDDRDLDAVRTAFADVAVMTGILGIDPLDATWNAPQGAEALALDALVQSLIGQRAAARADKDWAAADRIRDALTAAGITLEDTNDQTHWSIHGR encoded by the coding sequence GTGACACCCGGTACCCGGCCCGTGCGGCTCTACGACACCAAGACGCAGGCGTTGCGCGACTTCGTGCCGATGGACCCCTCGAACGTCACGGTCTACGTGTGCGGCCCGACCGTGCAGTCCGGCCCGCACATCGGGCACCTGCGCGGCGCATTGAGCTTCGACCTCCTGCGCCGGTGGCTCGCGCACCGATTCGGGCGCGTCACGTTCGTCCGCAACGTCACCGACATCGACGACAAGGTGCTCGCGAACGCGACCGACAGTGAGCCCTGGTGGGCGCTGGCCTATCGCATGGAGCAGGAGTTCACCCGCGCCTACTCTGCGATCGGGATCCTCCCGCCGACGTACGAGCCGCGCGCCACCGCCTCGATCCCGCAGATGCAGGAGCTCATCACGCGGCTGATCGACGCCGGCCACGCCTACGCCGCACAGGGCGACGTGTACTTCGACGTCCGCTCGTGGGGCGGGTACGGCGTCCTCACGCGCCAATCGCTCGACGCGATGGAGCCGGCGGCGGATGCCGACCCCCGCGGTAAGCGCGACCCACGCGACTTCGCCCTGTGGAAGGGTGCGAAGGACGACGAGCCCGACAGTGCGAGGTGGGAATCGCCGTGGGGACCCGGGCGGCCCGGCTGGCACATCGAGTGCTCGGCGATGTCGCGGCGCTACCTGGGCGCGGAGTTCGACATCCACGGCGGGGGGCTGGACCTGCGCTTCCCCCATCACGAGAACGAACTCGCGCAGTCCACCGCCGCGGGCGACCCGTTCGCGCGCTACTGGGTGCACAACGGTCTCGTGACCGTCGGCGACCAGAAGATGTCGAAATCGCTCGGCAACTTCCTGCTCGCCCACGACGTGCTCGCCGCGCGCGACCCGCTCGTCGTGCGCTACGCGCTCGCCGCAGCCCACTACCGCTCGAGCCTGGACCTCTCCGGCTCCTCCTTCGACGAGGCCGAAGCAGCCCTCGGACGCATCCGCGCGTTCCTCGAGCGTGCGGTGCGCGCCCTGCAGGACGAGTCCGAGGACGTCCGCATCGACGCCGCGGTTCCGGAGCGCTTCGCCATCGCGATGGACGACGACCTGGGGGTGCCGCAGGCGCTGGCCGTGCTGCACGAGACGGTGCGTGCCGGCAACACCGCGCTGGACGACCGCGACCTCGACGCCGTGCGGACGGCGTTCGCCGACGTCGCCGTGATGACCGGCATCCTCGGGATCGACCCGCTGGATGCCACGTGGAACGCCCCGCAGGGGGCTGAGGCTCTCGCGCTCGACGCGCTCGTGCAGAGCCTGATCGGGCAGCGCGCCGCCGCTCGGGCGGACAAGGACTGGGCTGCGGCCGATCGCATCCGCGACGCGCTGACAGCTGCGGGCATCACGCTCGAAGACACGAACGATCAGACCCATTGGAGTATTCATGGCCGGTAA